One window of Oceanispirochaeta sp. genomic DNA carries:
- a CDS encoding RluA family pseudouridine synthase yields MVHPYVLDSAPGWLITEKPAGLLSVPGRGPEKADCLYTRLQKEYPTILVVHRLDQATSGLMVWALNKEVQRQLGRQFEDRIVYKEYQALISARLPEGKERLELRQRLDVEHRPLQIVDEIQGKISVTRWRVLEELPGGIYRVQLFPETGRTHQLRLHMATLKAPILGDQLYGGPEYTRMALHACVLEFEDPETGSIRRFESPVPF; encoded by the coding sequence TTGGTTCACCCTTATGTCCTAGACAGTGCGCCGGGATGGCTGATCACTGAAAAACCAGCGGGTCTGCTGTCGGTTCCGGGAAGGGGACCGGAGAAGGCCGATTGCCTCTACACACGTCTGCAAAAGGAATACCCCACAATTCTCGTGGTTCACAGGCTGGATCAGGCCACCTCCGGTTTGATGGTCTGGGCCCTGAACAAAGAGGTTCAACGGCAATTGGGCCGGCAGTTTGAAGATCGGATTGTTTATAAGGAGTATCAGGCTCTGATTTCCGCCAGACTTCCCGAAGGAAAAGAGCGTCTTGAATTAAGGCAGCGCCTGGATGTGGAACATCGTCCTCTTCAGATTGTGGATGAAATTCAGGGGAAGATTTCAGTGACCCGCTGGAGAGTCCTGGAAGAACTCCCCGGGGGGATCTATCGGGTTCAGCTGTTCCCTGAAACCGGACGCACTCATCAGCTCCGACTGCATATGGCCACCCTGAAGGCTCCGATTCTGGGCGATCAGTTATACGGTGGTCCTGAGTACACGCGGATGGCTCTCCACGCCTGTGTTCTGGAATTTGAAGATCCTGAAACGGGAAGTATCAGGCGATTCGAGTCGCCCGTGCCTTTTTGA
- the miaB gene encoding tRNA (N6-isopentenyl adenosine(37)-C2)-methylthiotransferase MiaB, with protein MKYYVLTLGCQMNISDSERLTTVFSNMGFVKTDKEEDADILGIVACSVRQKAIDKVYSRIHLWNKWKQDKNLITFVTGCLLDEDKKKFLKTFDLVFDTNDMTGLPDMISQYGVTTPTGLQHHHNQGEFWGISPSYDSRYEAFIPIQNGCDKFCTYCAVPYTRGREVSRPSSDILNEIKILLSKGYKSITLLGQNVNSYGLDKDEELSFAELLDEIGKIGDLAEHPFWLYFTSPHPRDMTMDVLETMARYKCLAKQIHLPLQSGDNEVLKKMNRNHSLADYRIIVNNIRRILPQATLFTDIIVGFTDESEDNFENTRLALEEFGYNMAYIAIYSPRPGAVSSRWDDKIPQDVKKRRLHILSDVFIKSAGRYNESLIRSTMDILVTGKSRDGLRWTGLTEGKINIHFNGNDSIQPGHFIPVKITGSTGISLQGEAVLS; from the coding sequence ATGAAATATTATGTACTCACACTGGGTTGTCAGATGAACATATCCGATTCCGAACGGCTCACAACTGTTTTTTCCAATATGGGATTTGTCAAAACCGACAAGGAAGAAGACGCGGATATCCTGGGAATCGTAGCCTGCTCGGTCAGGCAGAAGGCCATTGATAAGGTTTACAGCCGGATTCATCTTTGGAATAAATGGAAGCAGGACAAGAATCTCATCACCTTTGTGACCGGATGCCTGCTGGACGAGGATAAAAAGAAGTTTTTGAAGACCTTTGACCTGGTTTTTGATACCAATGACATGACCGGGCTACCCGATATGATCAGCCAGTACGGGGTAACCACCCCCACAGGGCTGCAGCATCATCATAACCAGGGTGAGTTTTGGGGAATCAGCCCCTCCTACGACTCCCGGTACGAAGCCTTCATCCCCATCCAAAACGGTTGTGACAAGTTCTGTACCTACTGCGCCGTGCCCTACACCAGGGGACGGGAAGTCTCCCGTCCCTCATCAGATATTCTGAATGAAATCAAGATTCTCCTCTCAAAGGGGTATAAATCTATCACCCTTCTGGGACAGAACGTCAATTCCTATGGTCTGGATAAGGATGAAGAACTCAGCTTTGCGGAGCTCCTGGATGAAATCGGGAAAATTGGGGACCTGGCAGAGCATCCCTTCTGGCTCTATTTTACGTCTCCCCATCCCCGGGATATGACAATGGATGTCCTGGAAACCATGGCCCGCTACAAATGTCTGGCCAAACAAATCCATCTGCCCCTGCAGTCCGGTGATAACGAGGTTCTGAAAAAGATGAACCGGAATCACAGCCTGGCAGACTACCGTATTATTGTGAACAATATCCGAAGGATTCTTCCCCAGGCGACTCTCTTCACAGACATTATTGTAGGATTTACGGATGAGTCGGAAGACAATTTTGAAAACACCCGCCTGGCCCTGGAAGAGTTCGGTTATAACATGGCCTATATCGCCATCTACTCACCCCGTCCCGGAGCCGTGAGTTCCCGATGGGATGACAAGATTCCCCAGGATGTCAAGAAACGCCGCCTCCATATCCTTTCGGATGTGTTTATCAAATCCGCTGGAAGGTACAATGAGTCCCTAATCAGAAGCACAATGGACATTCTGGTGACGGGAAAATCCAGGGACGGTCTCCGCTGGACAGGTTTGACAGAAGGAAAAATCAATATCCACTTCAACGGAAATGATTCTATTCAACCCGGCCATTTCATTCCTGTTAAAATCACGGGATCTACGGGAATATCCCTGCAGGGAGAGGCTGTTCTATCATAA
- a CDS encoding alpha/beta fold hydrolase produces the protein MNLMKIPSETRISPLGQPLFHKGGDDAVLLIHGFTGLTSNFFYLYDRLVSEGYTVSLPRLPGHGSNARDFHESTGQDWLRCVLDEYILLQSRYRNVYIAGLSMGGLLTLILAEIFDPRAIVVMAPAISIRKRQVYKSPFLKYLIPTLKGSWQEEEEEDEERKALGREYWVRTDVAKVADMIGLRKRALAHLSQVTSPTLTIVSDGDKTVAPDAVPIIENGISSSRKKHMLLKKSPHVLVNGCDRAEIAGRIIDWFKKE, from the coding sequence ATGAACCTGATGAAGATTCCCTCTGAGACAAGAATATCCCCTCTTGGCCAACCCCTTTTTCATAAGGGCGGCGATGACGCGGTCCTGCTGATCCATGGCTTCACCGGATTAACCTCCAATTTTTTTTACCTCTATGACCGGCTGGTATCAGAGGGCTATACCGTGTCTCTGCCGCGACTCCCCGGACACGGCAGCAATGCCCGGGATTTTCATGAATCCACAGGGCAAGACTGGCTGCGCTGTGTCCTGGATGAATATATTCTCCTCCAGTCCCGGTACAGGAATGTCTACATTGCCGGGTTGTCCATGGGCGGGTTGCTGACCCTTATACTGGCCGAGATCTTTGATCCAAGGGCCATCGTGGTTATGGCACCGGCCATCAGTATCAGAAAAAGACAGGTCTACAAAAGCCCCTTCCTGAAATATCTCATCCCTACCCTGAAAGGCAGCTGGCAGGAAGAGGAAGAAGAGGATGAGGAGCGGAAAGCCCTGGGCAGAGAGTACTGGGTCCGAACAGATGTGGCCAAAGTGGCAGACATGATCGGCCTGAGGAAAAGAGCCTTGGCCCATCTCTCTCAGGTAACATCTCCGACCTTGACTATTGTGTCCGATGGGGATAAAACGGTAGCTCCCGATGCGGTTCCTATCATCGAAAACGGGATCAGCAGCAGCCGGAAAAAACATATGCTTCTGAAGAAGAGCCCTCATGTTCTGGTCAACGGCTGCGACCGGGCAGAAATAGCCGGCCGCATCATAGACTGGTTTAAAAAGGAGTGA
- a CDS encoding sensor histidine kinase KdpD: MADHFSIWKFLILLSVNLILAGVFLYRFRKHFLHKKQTWQEEQNSLLRKIKRKNELLSTMTHELRTPLSVLRTSLDILLEERPGPLTEQQQILLESSVDNVLRLIRFSNSILAVVKIDSSGFKLSRSPADLRTIIRSVCREMKPWMNERGVELRYSYPNLLRKVMIDPTWIGQVLINLIHNAGKHLNRDGRVDVSVIDNKSSLVVSVADNGRGIENTDKPHIFVEFYQGRDEERLDGAGLGLTIVRDVIHMHGGEVYVSSVEGLGTTLSFTLPDTGTLADTGSPPPIQDGI; the protein is encoded by the coding sequence ATGGCTGATCATTTTTCAATCTGGAAATTTCTCATCCTCCTCTCTGTCAATCTGATCCTGGCAGGAGTCTTCCTCTATCGTTTCAGGAAACACTTCCTTCATAAAAAGCAGACCTGGCAGGAGGAGCAGAACAGTCTGCTGAGGAAGATTAAAAGAAAGAATGAGCTTCTCTCTACCATGACTCATGAGTTGAGGACCCCTCTGTCGGTGCTCAGAACCTCCCTGGATATACTCTTGGAAGAGAGGCCCGGCCCCTTGACCGAACAGCAGCAGATTCTCCTGGAATCTTCAGTGGATAATGTGCTCCGGCTGATCCGTTTTTCCAACTCCATCCTGGCCGTGGTCAAAATTGATTCCTCCGGATTCAAGCTCTCCCGCAGTCCCGCGGACCTGCGGACAATCATCAGAAGTGTCTGCCGTGAAATGAAACCCTGGATGAATGAACGGGGAGTGGAGCTGCGCTATTCCTACCCCAATCTGCTCCGGAAGGTCATGATTGATCCGACATGGATAGGCCAGGTGTTGATCAACCTGATTCACAATGCGGGAAAGCATCTGAACCGGGACGGCCGGGTGGATGTTTCGGTGATCGATAATAAAAGCTCCCTGGTTGTCTCTGTGGCAGACAACGGCAGGGGCATTGAAAATACGGATAAGCCCCATATCTTTGTGGAGTTTTATCAGGGACGGGATGAAGAGCGCCTCGACGGGGCCGGATTGGGACTGACCATTGTCCGGGATGTCATTCATATGCACGGCGGAGAGGTATATGTCTCCTCGGTGGAAGGTCTGGGAACCACCCTTTCTTTTACACTCCCCGATACAGGGACCCTCGCGGATACTGGATCTCCCCCGCCAATACAGGATGGCATATGA
- a CDS encoding response regulator transcription factor — protein sequence MKGRLLIVDDEPQLTGLLEYLLKDEGYETSCAASGELALVLAEKDHFDLILLDINLPGMSGMEVCRRLGASAPPVIFLSCRDDDSDVVGGLESGAEDYITKPFNHRELILRIEKVLRHTSATSVIRCGDLEIDIQDERVRCRGSLIHLSPIEMSLIKCLAASQGRIVSWQELIERVWGYHDWEGGHDIVKVTIGRIRKKIETQPGCPQYLHNEWGKGYRLCFKNFPVEP from the coding sequence ATGAAAGGACGCTTATTGATTGTTGATGATGAACCCCAGCTCACGGGTCTGCTGGAGTACCTGCTCAAGGATGAAGGGTATGAAACCTCTTGTGCCGCCTCGGGTGAACTGGCCTTGGTTCTGGCTGAAAAAGACCACTTTGATCTGATCCTGCTGGATATCAACCTTCCCGGCATGAGCGGCATGGAGGTCTGCAGAAGGCTGGGAGCCTCCGCCCCTCCGGTTATTTTTCTCAGCTGCCGGGATGATGACAGTGATGTAGTCGGCGGCCTGGAATCAGGCGCCGAGGACTATATTACGAAGCCATTCAATCACCGGGAGCTGATCCTGAGGATCGAAAAAGTTCTCAGGCACACCTCCGCCACTTCTGTAATCCGCTGCGGAGATCTTGAGATTGATATTCAGGATGAACGGGTCAGGTGCAGGGGCTCCCTGATTCATCTGTCTCCCATCGAGATGTCTCTCATCAAATGCCTGGCTGCCTCACAGGGCCGCATTGTGTCTTGGCAGGAACTCATTGAAAGAGTCTGGGGGTATCATGACTGGGAGGGGGGGCATGATATTGTGAAGGTGACCATAGGAAGGATAAGGAAAAAAATTGAAACACAGCCGGGGTGTCCCCAATATCTCCATAATGAATGGGGCAAGGGGTACAGACTCTGTTTCAAGAATTTTCCGGTTGAGCCGTGA
- a CDS encoding ABC transporter substrate-binding protein, producing MKKVLLVLLSLMLLSTTAFATGQSEGGVKNVTAYTTLDEELARDVFNAFEEETGIRVDWVRLSTGECVARMEAEKDNPQASIWYGGVGLGHIEAKDKGLTTPYKSAKAAMPDQFRDSEYYWSGIYAGPLCFESNTKMLAKYGLKAPRSWEDLIKPEYKGQLQMANPGSSGTAYNVLATMVQILGEDKAFAYMKELDKNITQYTRSGSAPGKNASIGEVTIAIGYAHDGVKLVDVGYPLDITFPKEGTGYEVASVSLIKNGPAEELENAKKLYDWALGETAAKLYAKKFVVPFVDVPLAKGAVPISEVNTIVQDDVWSAANKQRLVDKWNEVIGGEDRTEAK from the coding sequence ATGAAAAAGGTACTGCTTGTTTTATTAAGCCTGATGCTCCTGAGCACCACCGCGTTTGCCACCGGACAGAGTGAGGGGGGAGTTAAAAATGTAACCGCTTATACGACTCTGGATGAAGAGCTGGCACGGGATGTTTTTAATGCATTTGAAGAAGAAACTGGAATCAGAGTCGACTGGGTTCGCCTTTCAACTGGAGAATGTGTGGCCAGAATGGAAGCGGAAAAAGATAATCCCCAGGCCAGTATCTGGTATGGAGGTGTCGGCCTTGGGCACATTGAAGCCAAAGATAAAGGATTGACGACACCCTATAAATCAGCCAAGGCTGCTATGCCCGATCAGTTCCGGGACAGTGAATATTACTGGTCAGGTATTTATGCAGGGCCTCTTTGTTTTGAAAGCAACACAAAAATGCTCGCAAAATACGGCCTTAAGGCTCCCCGGTCCTGGGAAGACCTCATCAAACCTGAATATAAAGGACAGCTTCAGATGGCTAATCCCGGATCATCCGGCACGGCCTACAATGTTCTGGCCACCATGGTTCAGATCCTCGGAGAAGACAAGGCTTTTGCCTATATGAAAGAGCTGGATAAAAATATTACCCAGTATACACGCTCCGGTTCTGCACCTGGCAAAAATGCCAGTATCGGTGAAGTCACCATTGCCATCGGTTATGCCCATGACGGTGTAAAACTTGTAGATGTAGGATATCCTCTGGATATCACCTTTCCCAAAGAGGGAACTGGCTATGAAGTGGCTTCGGTCTCTCTGATCAAAAACGGACCTGCCGAAGAACTGGAGAATGCAAAAAAACTTTATGACTGGGCTCTGGGTGAAACTGCTGCAAAGCTCTATGCCAAAAAATTTGTGGTTCCCTTTGTGGATGTACCTCTGGCCAAAGGTGCGGTTCCCATCAGCGAGGTGAACACCATTGTACAGGATGATGTGTGGTCTGCCGCCAACAAGCAGAGGCTCGTCGACAAATGGAATGAAGTGATCGGTGGAGAAGACCGGACCGAAGCTAAATAA
- a CDS encoding iron ABC transporter permease, which translates to MIQQRDADQVIKGPNPFYQLTREPMLLAVVLFLLALLGLFIVYPLIAVARMSLTSSDGNFSAEVYKYVFTHHRYKKAIGNSVLLGTIVATTATFIGYVFAFALTRGQIRWKAFFNTMAILPIISPPFMFALSVILLFGRNGLITAGLLKLDVSGLYGLKGLVIVQTIGMFPMAYMTLSGILQGIDPDLDTCAMNLGAKRGRAFFTVTLPLCVPGIFASWLLVFVASLTDFGNPIILGGDFDVLSVQAYLEFTGMGNLARGTALAILLLVPTVGVFFIQKYIMKNKTYTTITGKSSRRGVIIVGPVVRNVLFAFCLLFSLFVLMFYVTIISGSFIKLWGVNWGFTLEHFAYSWDVGSKTMWNTVFLALISTPITAFMGMAIAYIVVRKSFPGKDLMEFLSMLSYAIPGTCIGIGYILAFNKAPFELSGTAFILVACYVFRNVPIGVESGIAALKQISPEIEESSTNLGGTSGYTFQHITLPLIRPSFFAGATFAFVRSMTAISAIIFLVSARWNHMTVLVLAQTEIMRLGVASVMSFALIVVILSVILLIMKLTGLKQAQVFGTSN; encoded by the coding sequence ATGATCCAACAACGTGATGCCGATCAAGTCATCAAAGGCCCGAATCCTTTTTATCAGCTGACCCGGGAACCCATGCTTCTGGCGGTTGTTCTGTTTCTTCTGGCTTTACTGGGTCTGTTCATTGTTTACCCCCTCATTGCCGTTGCCAGAATGAGTCTGACCAGCTCTGACGGAAACTTCTCGGCGGAAGTTTACAAATATGTGTTTACCCACCACCGGTATAAAAAAGCGATTGGAAATTCTGTCCTGCTGGGAACCATTGTCGCCACAACGGCAACCTTTATCGGCTATGTCTTTGCCTTTGCTCTCACAAGAGGACAGATCCGCTGGAAGGCTTTTTTCAACACCATGGCCATCCTGCCCATCATCTCGCCGCCTTTTATGTTTGCCCTGTCGGTGATCCTCCTGTTCGGACGCAATGGTCTGATCACTGCCGGACTCCTGAAGCTGGATGTGTCGGGACTCTACGGACTCAAAGGGCTTGTCATCGTTCAGACCATTGGTATGTTTCCTATGGCCTACATGACCCTCTCGGGAATACTCCAGGGAATTGACCCTGATTTAGATACCTGCGCCATGAACCTGGGGGCTAAAAGAGGTCGTGCTTTTTTTACGGTGACCCTCCCTCTCTGTGTCCCTGGAATATTCGCCTCCTGGCTGCTGGTTTTTGTAGCCTCTCTCACGGATTTCGGAAACCCCATCATTCTGGGGGGCGACTTTGATGTCCTTTCGGTTCAAGCCTATCTGGAGTTTACGGGGATGGGGAATCTGGCACGGGGAACAGCTCTGGCCATCCTGTTGCTGGTACCCACAGTGGGGGTCTTTTTTATTCAGAAGTACATTATGAAGAATAAGACCTATACCACCATCACGGGGAAATCCTCCAGGCGGGGAGTCATCATCGTCGGACCCGTGGTCAGAAATGTTCTTTTTGCATTCTGTCTGCTCTTTTCTCTCTTTGTCCTTATGTTTTATGTCACTATCATTTCCGGTAGTTTTATAAAACTCTGGGGAGTCAACTGGGGATTCACACTGGAACACTTTGCCTACAGCTGGGATGTGGGATCCAAGACGATGTGGAATACCGTGTTTCTGGCCCTCATTTCCACCCCCATTACCGCTTTTATGGGCATGGCCATTGCCTATATTGTGGTGCGCAAGAGTTTTCCGGGAAAGGATCTTATGGAATTCCTGTCCATGCTCAGTTATGCCATTCCGGGAACCTGTATCGGGATCGGATACATCCTGGCCTTCAACAAGGCCCCCTTTGAATTGTCGGGTACGGCCTTTATTCTGGTGGCCTGTTATGTCTTCAGAAATGTACCCATCGGAGTGGAAAGCGGCATCGCCGCTCTGAAGCAGATCTCTCCGGAAATTGAAGAGTCTTCCACCAATCTGGGGGGAACCAGCGGATATACATTCCAGCACATTACTCTCCCCCTGATCCGGCCCAGCTTCTTTGCCGGAGCCACCTTCGCCTTTGTCAGGAGCATGACCGCCATCAGCGCCATCATCTTCCTTGTCTCTGCCAGATGGAACCATATGACCGTTCTTGTACTGGCACAGACAGAAATCATGAGGCTGGGTGTGGCCTCGGTCATGTCCTTTGCTCTGATCGTCGTCATCCTTTCTGTGATTCTCCTGATCATGAAACTGACGGGTCTCAAGCAGGCACAGGTTTTCGGAACATCCAATTGA
- a CDS encoding ABC transporter ATP-binding protein codes for MSQAEKYLDLNNVVKVFQDGQGGRVRAVDDVSLSIKKGEFVTLLGPSGCGKTTTLRMVAGFEVQNSGDIILNGKNIDNVAAYDRNMPMVFQSYALFPHMSIFENIAYGLKVRKMSRETIRNDVAMACQMVNLSGLEKRYPGELSGGQQQRVALARALVLKPEIMLFDEPLSNLDAKLRIQTRTEIMRVQQMLGITALYVTHDQSEALSMSDRIVVMNQGKVEQFGTPEEIYASPATPFVADFIGNANFVNVLVKEDRKNALFVYVQDEVLELIKDSDEVYREGEELTLAIKPESMDITEEKTGFTGVLEIVSYLGSTTEYKIEFNGSFLTVIHTNSGNRDVKKRKSGDRVNLHFETDAFQVYRG; via the coding sequence ATGAGCCAGGCAGAGAAATATCTGGATTTAAATAATGTTGTCAAAGTCTTTCAGGATGGCCAGGGCGGCCGGGTCAGGGCCGTTGATGATGTCTCATTGAGCATAAAAAAAGGGGAGTTCGTGACCCTTCTGGGACCCTCGGGATGCGGCAAAACAACCACATTGAGAATGGTTGCCGGGTTTGAGGTTCAAAACAGCGGGGATATCATCCTCAATGGTAAAAATATCGACAACGTGGCAGCCTATGACCGGAATATGCCCATGGTCTTCCAGAGCTATGCTCTCTTTCCCCATATGTCCATCTTTGAAAATATCGCCTACGGACTGAAAGTGAGGAAAATGTCCAGGGAAACCATCAGAAACGATGTGGCCATGGCCTGCCAGATGGTGAATCTGTCGGGCCTTGAAAAACGCTATCCCGGAGAACTCTCGGGAGGGCAGCAGCAGAGAGTCGCCCTGGCCAGAGCCCTGGTTCTAAAGCCTGAGATCATGCTTTTTGATGAACCTCTGTCCAATCTGGATGCCAAGTTGCGCATACAGACCAGAACGGAAATCATGCGGGTTCAGCAGATGCTGGGAATCACGGCCTTGTACGTCACTCATGACCAGTCCGAAGCCTTGAGCATGTCCGACAGGATAGTGGTGATGAATCAGGGGAAAGTCGAGCAGTTCGGTACCCCCGAGGAAATCTATGCCAGCCCGGCAACTCCTTTTGTGGCGGATTTTATCGGGAATGCCAATTTTGTAAACGTTCTGGTCAAGGAGGACCGTAAGAATGCCCTCTTTGTGTATGTTCAGGATGAAGTTCTGGAACTGATCAAGGATTCTGATGAGGTCTACAGGGAAGGGGAAGAACTGACTCTGGCCATTAAACCGGAATCCATGGATATTACTGAAGAAAAAACGGGATTCACAGGAGTTCTGGAAATTGTCTCCTATCTGGGGTCAACAACGGAATATAAAATCGAGTTTAACGGATCTTTTTTGACTGTGATACACACCAATTCGGGGAACCGGGATGTGAAGAAACGAAAATCCGGCGACAGGGTGAATCTTCACTTTGAAACCGACGCCTTTCAGGTATACCGGGGCTGA
- a CDS encoding cupin domain-containing protein, which translates to MELKNFFPGDDQKLEDLGDGVKRKITAFHDNLMCVEVHFEKGAVGALHSHPHEQISYIVSGEFEFTIGGEKKILKAGDSTLKQPDIEHGALCLKAGMLLDFFTPCREDFL; encoded by the coding sequence ATGGAATTGAAGAATTTTTTCCCCGGGGATGACCAGAAACTTGAAGATCTTGGAGACGGGGTCAAGCGAAAAATAACCGCATTTCATGACAATCTGATGTGCGTGGAAGTTCATTTTGAAAAAGGAGCTGTCGGAGCACTGCACAGTCATCCCCATGAACAGATCTCCTATATTGTTTCCGGGGAGTTCGAGTTTACTATCGGGGGAGAAAAGAAGATCTTGAAAGCAGGAGATTCTACCTTAAAACAGCCTGATATCGAACACGGAGCCCTCTGTCTCAAAGCCGGAATGCTCCTGGACTTTTTCACTCCCTGCCGGGAAGATTTTCTCTAG
- a CDS encoding ABC transporter substrate-binding protein, translated as MKKLFKISIVLLLVLSVAGLMISCSKKEAAAPAKETVAAAPVEDSKFGGVLVFGRSGDSVGLDPGRETDGESFYGSTPVYDTLVEFVPGETAVRPALAESWSFAADGLSVTFKLRKGVKFHDGTDFNAAAVVYSFERQFKEDHPAYKNGPWKYWGYMGMSDIIDEVVADDDFTVTFKLKVKEAPFIANLAMDFAAIVSPTAGEKYGEDLASNPVGTGPFKFVSWIKDDSIVYERNDDFWGGDVYLDRLILKVIPDATARWLSLKKGEVDVIDFPSPEDLEEMKSTEGIKVIQQAGLNVGYLALNTEKAPYDNKKVRQAMNYAIDRSEIVAGVYGAAGQPAKNPLPPTMWSYNDDIKAYPYDPEMAKKLLAEAGYADGFKTEIWAMPVARPYNPNGKKVAEIMQAQLAKVGIEVEVISYEWGTYLDKLDYGEHQAAMLGWTGDNGDPDNFLWVLLSSQAAEKPAGNIAFWKNDEFTDLIGEAKQEMDVAKRTALYEKAQVVFHEEAPWVPIAHSVVSAPMKDSVQDFVLYPTGRRVFTKVWIKK; from the coding sequence ATGAAAAAATTGTTCAAAATCAGTATTGTTTTATTACTGGTTCTTTCCGTCGCTGGACTGATGATCAGCTGTAGTAAGAAAGAAGCCGCTGCTCCGGCGAAAGAAACTGTAGCCGCTGCTCCAGTAGAAGACAGTAAATTCGGTGGCGTTCTCGTTTTCGGACGTTCCGGAGATTCTGTAGGTCTTGACCCCGGTCGGGAAACAGACGGCGAGTCTTTTTACGGCTCCACACCCGTATATGATACTCTGGTTGAGTTTGTACCCGGAGAAACTGCAGTACGTCCCGCTCTTGCTGAAAGCTGGAGCTTTGCTGCTGACGGTTTAAGCGTTACCTTCAAACTGAGAAAAGGCGTTAAGTTCCATGATGGAACCGACTTCAATGCCGCGGCCGTTGTTTATTCTTTTGAAAGACAGTTCAAGGAAGATCATCCCGCCTATAAGAATGGACCCTGGAAATACTGGGGATACATGGGAATGTCTGATATCATTGATGAAGTTGTTGCCGATGATGATTTTACGGTTACTTTCAAGCTGAAAGTGAAAGAAGCACCTTTTATAGCCAACCTGGCCATGGATTTTGCTGCCATTGTTTCACCTACGGCTGGCGAAAAATACGGAGAAGACCTGGCATCCAATCCTGTCGGTACGGGTCCCTTCAAATTTGTTTCCTGGATCAAAGATGACAGCATCGTTTATGAAAGAAACGACGATTTCTGGGGTGGAGATGTCTACCTTGATCGCCTGATTCTGAAAGTTATTCCCGATGCGACTGCCCGTTGGCTGTCTCTCAAAAAGGGTGAAGTGGATGTCATTGACTTCCCCTCTCCCGAAGACCTGGAAGAAATGAAATCTACTGAAGGAATCAAAGTGATTCAGCAGGCAGGTCTCAATGTCGGTTATCTGGCACTGAACACAGAGAAGGCTCCTTACGACAATAAGAAAGTAAGACAGGCCATGAACTATGCTATCGATAGAAGTGAAATCGTTGCCGGTGTTTATGGTGCGGCTGGTCAACCTGCCAAGAACCCACTGCCTCCCACCATGTGGTCCTACAATGACGACATCAAAGCCTATCCCTATGATCCTGAAATGGCTAAAAAACTTCTGGCCGAAGCCGGTTATGCCGATGGTTTCAAGACTGAAATCTGGGCCATGCCCGTTGCCAGACCTTATAACCCCAATGGTAAAAAGGTTGCAGAAATCATGCAGGCTCAGTTGGCTAAGGTTGGAATTGAAGTAGAAGTCATCTCCTATGAGTGGGGTACCTACCTTGATAAACTTGACTACGGCGAGCATCAGGCTGCCATGCTGGGTTGGACCGGTGATAACGGTGACCCGGATAACTTCCTTTGGGTTCTCCTGTCAAGCCAGGCTGCCGAAAAACCTGCCGGAAACATCGCTTTCTGGAAGAATGATGAGTTCACAGACCTGATTGGCGAAGCCAAACAGGAAATGGATGTTGCCAAACGGACTGCTCTGTATGAAAAAGCACAGGTGGTATTCCATGAGGAAGCTCCCTGGGTTCCCATTGCCCACTCTGTTGTTTCCGCGCCCATGAAAGATTCTGTTCAGGACTTTGTTCTCTATCCTACGGGAAGAAGAGTCTTTACCAAGGTCTGGATAAAGAAGTAA